AACGCCTCGGCGCCGGGAACCGTGGCCGCGACCGCAGCCGACCGGGAGGCGTCGAGGTCGGCCACTGCGGCGATGCTCACCGCGGGATGGTTCGCGAGTGTGTCCAGGTACGCGCGGGAGATGAACCCGAGACCTACGACGCCGACGCGGTGCGGGTCGCCCACAGCATCCCCCTCTCGATGACGGTACGGACGCCTGCGTGCTCCAGCACGTCGAGGCTGTGTCCCGGGGTCGTCACGACAACGCGCCCGGCACCCCAGAGTCGGGTCCAGATCGCCGGCGAGGTGACCGGCCGGTGCCACGGATGCCACGCCTGCGTGGGGTGGGTCGTGACGGCCAGAACGTCGATCAGGTCATCGTGCAGCACCCAGTACTGCTCGGTGACCAGGTCGAAATCCTCGATCCCCGCGGTGATCGGATGCTCCCGGCCGAGGTCGGTGATGCGCACCGTGTGCGGCAGAAAGTTGTCCTCCGCGCCGCCGTGCCGCTCGCACGGCTCCTTACCCGGATGCGTGGCGAACTGGCCGCCCACCAGATGCAGGTACTCGGAGGACGCGCGGAACGAGTCCACGATGCCGCCGTGCCAACCGGTGAAGCCCGTACCGGCGATGACCGCCGCGCTGAGGCCCGCCGATTGCTCCGAGGTGATCTGCGACATCGTCACGCACTGCACCACGAGGTCGGTGGCGGCCATCTCGGCGGCGTCGGCGTAGATCTCCGCCGACTCCTCGACCCGCACGGCATAGCCGCTACGTTCGAG
The nucleotide sequence above comes from Micromonospora luteifusca. Encoded proteins:
- a CDS encoding ThuA domain-containing protein, giving the protein MAQQRALVVRGGWEGHQPVKATELFIPFLERSGYAVRVEESAEIYADAAEMAATDLVVQCVTMSQITSEQSAGLSAAVIAGTGFTGWHGGIVDSFRASSEYLHLVGGQFATHPGKEPCERHGGAEDNFLPHTVRITDLGREHPITAGIEDFDLVTEQYWVLHDDLIDVLAVTTHPTQAWHPWHRPVTSPAIWTRLWGAGRVVVTTPGHSLDVLEHAGVRTVIERGMLWATRTASAS